A segment of the Anthonomus grandis grandis chromosome 11, icAntGran1.3, whole genome shotgun sequence genome:
TTCATTTTCCAACCCGATCGAAGATGACACTTATAAAAGTGACGACATAACCATTTCTAACgaacaacaaaattttcaaaaccccAATATCAACACGCACCCAACATAATccatttaaataacattagaTCGGATTTACCATATATTTATATTGCTGACctaaatgcatattttttaatagacacCGGTAGTAGTCGAAGTTTAATGAACCCTAAACTTGCTTACACGttttatcataaatttattacaaatgagAAATTTAATATCCAAACGGCACACGCTATGTCCTATCACAATGAAGTCGCTaatattccagtttttaaaatctttaaatttaatggttaccataaattttatttgttcgaTTTTTCGCAAAAATACGATGGACTTATTGGTagtgatttattaaaacaacttaacgctaatattgacttaaaaaattgtaaattaataacacaaaatcctaccgactgcgccagttaaatGTAGTCAAcacgaaaataacttttttttttaattattattaagtatataaCAGTAACTTAATAGTAATGTCATTATATTCTTAATGGCAaggcaatatatatatatatatatttatagtgttGGTTTGCTTAGTAATCAAATAAGCAAATCAATAGGTAATTGGTTAGCTGAATAGGCAGATTTGTAGCGTGTAACTCAAGCTTCTGTGCGCTAAGTTGAGTTCTTTGGGATTTTCTCTTTCGTCCATTCGTTTTTTTGAGAACTACCTATTAGATAGAACTCAGTCAGTGCGTTTTGAGGATGGGAAATCATCGTTGAGGCCTTTGACTAAAGGCGTGCCACAGGGATCGATTTTGGCACCCTTGCTGTTTGTTATTTATACGTGTGACGTGGATTCTATTGTCAATAATTGTATAATTCAACGATACGCGGATGACACCCaaatatataccagtttttcTAAAGCAAATGCGGACGAAGGTGTTCTTCGATTGAATGAGTGTTTAGAGTCAGAgctgaatattctaaaaatattgggTTGCGACTGAATCCGTCGAAGTCAGTCGTAATATACATTGGTCCTGATCATGAGTGGGCAACGAATAATTTGGCTATTCATGTATCCCAAACTCCAATCCCGATCGTGAGAGAATGTAAGAATCTCGGCATCATACTTGATTCTAAGTTACGATTTCGCAGCCAATTGGCAAGGGTCCTTCGAAGGTCGTATATGTCATTGCGGAATCTGTACAAAAGTAAAGATATACTCGAACTGCCGTTGAGAAAGGTTTTATGCGAAACATTGGTTCTCTCTCATACTGCTTATTGTGATTTTGTGTATGGCCCAGCCCTGGATGTAACATCAAAAAAAAGATTACAACGCTTGCAGAATTCATGTATacgttttatttacaatttaagggCTCGTGATCACGTCAGATACAAGTTACCTACACTGAAGTGGTTAAATATGCAGGATGGAGAGACGGTACACTTCGCATGCTTTCTTCATAGAATCATCTCTAGTGGAGCGCCTGAGTATCTTAGAGATCGTTTAACTTTTGAATTCTTCACTCATGATCGTATCACACGTCAAACTACCCTTTTAAATATACCAAAGCATCGCACAGTTATGTTTCGACGTAGCTTTTCGTTTCTTGCttcaaaattatataacaatttgttgcataataaacttcaaaattgtaGTTAATTgtcaagttttaagaaaaacgtAAAAGGGTTTATGCTGAGTAAATATAGTTCTATACCAGGGTtgtgaacttttaaatatatttggatttaattttgtaaatttctcattatcataattattgtAACTAATTAGGACTGTTTATaccatgtaatttataatattatgtattgcTGATTTATGTATGCTCGGTTAAGCAAACAGCCTTGGCTGCCCTTCGCCGAGTTTAACAaaaagtcgtttattattattattattattattacctttCTTTTGACATAGaactttaaatgatttaaaatagtcttatctTATTTCATTTTAGTCAAAAATGACCCATTGGAGGCTTTTGTTGTGATGttgctttaattttattcttccaggcatttgaataaAGCCTAAAGgcataaatttatcaatttatgcCTTTAGGCTCCGAAGATCTTCCTGACATCACCAGAGAAGAAGTAGAACTAGCATTGTCTCAAATGAAAAACGGTAAAGCACCAGGGGAAGATGGAATTACAGCTGAAATGATAAAACTTGGGGGAAGAACTACTGTAGGAGCAATTTCGGGGATCATCGGCATGAATCGGGAAGTCCAATTTTCGACAACTTTTTCAAGCATCTGGGGCCGTATCTCGGCAATAACGCGGCGAATGTTTGCTTCCAAGTGATCCAACGTCTGTGGTTTATCTTTGAAGACAtgtgacttcacatatccccaaagaaagtacTCCAGGGGTGTGAGATCACACGATCGTGGAGGCCAGTTCACTGGTCCATTGCGTGAAATTATGCGATCATGGAATGTTTCccgcaataaattgatagtgtcACGCGCTGTGTGGCATgttgcaccatcttgttgaaaccaaagctCTGCCACAACAAGTGGAATCACAAAAAAGTCGGCAATCATGGCTCTGTAACGTTCTCCATTGACTGTTGTCTTCTGGTCgttatcatctttaaaaaaatatgtgccaatgattcctcctgaccataaagcgcaccaaactgtGACTTTTAATGGATGTAAGGGCGTCTCAACAAACGCTTCTGGATTTTCTCCACTCCAAACTcggcaattttgcttattgacgaagccgttcaaccaaaaatgagcctcatcgctgaacaaaattttggattgaaaaaatGGGTCAAGCTGAATACTGTTTACCGCCCATTCACCGAACGTACGGCGCGCATAATGGTCACGCGGTTTCAGTTCTTGCACAAGTTGGAACTTGTAGGCTCGCAAGCCAAGATCTTGCCGCAAAATCTTCCACAAAGTAGATGGACACAGCCCCAATTGTTGTGCACGATGACGAATCGACTCATTCGGGTCCTCTTCAACACTATGCTCCACAGCAgcaataacttcttctgtgCGCACTGTATGGCGTCTTTGTGGATGCGTATTATCAACTAGAGTATGCGTGGTACGAAAACGATCcatggtttttcgaataacttgCTCGGATGGCcgattatgtcgaccgtaaAATGAACTTACCGTGCGCTGCAGTAAGTTTCGCGAATTGaactatgattttcaaaatatatttgcacaatttgaaaGCGTTGTTCTGGAGTAAGTCTATTCATTGTGAAATGGCAAACTGTACTGACCTCGAATACATTACCAACTGTCAAATTGACAATCACCAGAAACAGTTTTGACAACTTAAAATCCAGAccactaaaaaaaacaccctttatatgtatatattgggcagataaagaaatttgattgattgattgaaagGATTAAGTAAACAACTGttagttttacttatttttattgtaacggaatgaaacttaaaatatctttactaattttaaaactaaacaacAGAAAAAAACGTAATATACAATCACTAGTAAACGTAAACTTTATTCCCTTTTCGAAGTGTCTGCACTCAAAGAGTGAAACTCCCCAGTGTGACACGGGATGCTCGGGATCTTGGACCCTTGCTTGGAAAACCCCGTATATTCGGTTTTCACCGGATTCAACGGAGGCGGCAAATTGATGGTCGGGGTAGATTCGACTTTATCCAAAAGCGTCTCCTCCAAATCGTCTTTAGAATTCTCCAAAAATGGCAAAACAAAATCGTCTTTAACCGTCTTGGACTCACTCTCGACCTCCAGTTGTAACGGAACACTGGACGGTATTAACGGTTGCTGAGTTATCGTGCAAGAAGTACCAATCGGACTGAACGGGTCTGCAGTAAAACTTAACGTAGGCGAGCACCGTTTTTCTGGCGTTAACGCTTCGGCCACACTGTTATCGTTGCTCAGATCCGAAAAGTCGATGTCGTAATTCACCTTTGATAAGCCCAGTAAACTGTTATCGTCTGGCGTTAAACCGTCGATGCTCTGGTTGTCATTGAAGGGACTTAATAAATCAACCGGTTGTTCAATGGGCGGTAAAGTGATGCAAGGAGCGATGTCCAGGTTCAGTTTGGTTTTGTCGTGGTTTTTTGCTGCGGTTTGAGTGGCTAAAGCGACGTTCGTCATTAGAGACCCGCTGCTCGGTTTGGTGTCTGAGGTGAAGGGAATCGGGGTTTTTCTCGGTTTGATTACCAGTGGGGTTCGCTCGAGTACCGACGATACTTCAGACGATATTTGGTCCTGAAACGATAAAAAGGTTCATTGTAATTTCCGATGATtaaagtattcaaaatttacctttaaatttttcagttcttccaccaatttttttttctcctctTGGATAGAGAGGTTTCGTTCCttcaagttttttaataagGATATGTGTTCACAAAGTTGATGCATTCCTATAAGTAAATATGCCTTAACGGAACACATTAAAtggaaaataatgatttaccTTCGCAAGCAACCAACGCCGAATCCCAAGCACTCACCGTCGTAATCTCTCCTGACATGTAAGCGCCGAATTCCTGCTCTGACATGTTTAGGGATTCTGCTGTCAAGTTTTCGATGAAAGATACAGCACAACACTATAAGTAAAATGTAATTGTTGGTTTAAAAACTTATCAAACAACTCAAAAACATATCAAAACAAAGTCAAGATCAATTTCATGACATACATTTTCAGCTACGttaaccttcaatttttttgatatattaaaaaacaacaaagacAAGTGATAGGaatgtagaaataattttatccTATGACAAGCAGTTATGAATCTGTAGCCtcttaaagttgaaaaaataccaaattttaattgtctttatttcaaaaactacttgaatAAAGTATGATATGCATGACAtgaaatttcttagaatttcacgAAGAATCTATAAATCCAATAATATTTATCTATcttccatttttaataaatatagctaCAAAGGAGGAAGCGCATACTAAACCCTGAATAAAtcgaagtagtttttttttacttatatttaataaaaaaatattaacaaaacttACAAACTGAGGTGACGAGaaataaattactataattataaaataaagtgagtataaaaagaaattacttaCCAAGTTGGTAAAATAGTATCCGGCCTCTCCTTGCATCAATTTCGAATCCTTACAGAACCTGGTGACGtataaaatgttactttttaatCGTGCAGGATTCGCTTTTAACACCACAAATATTAAAGCTGGCAAAAATTCGTCCGCGCTTACTGGACCAcctaaaaacaatgaaaattacataaaaataaacaaaacgtCCACCCACATGAGTTTTGTTCTTACTTACCTTGACAGTGCTGCAAGACCTCGACGACACTCCTGCAACATTTCACGACACACTGAAGTTTTTCCTGCGGGGCCTTAACCGAGTCCATTCCCAATAAATCGGTGATCGCGGTGTAGACCAAATCCCGCACTTCCAGGCTGGTTTCGCTGATGCAACAGTCCAAATGGTGGGCGTTGACCCACGTCAGTTTTCGGATACGTTCTTGTATCGATAAGTCTTTTTCTTCGTCGTTTGTGAACGAAGGACAGAAAAGGGAACTTGAAATGGAGAAGACATTTGTTTACTTCTTATTTTCCctattacataaattaataatataataacagcATTCTACAAGCTAACTTAAAGTTATCTAAGAAAAACATCATAAGTAGTAATCGAAAAACTCAAAACCAATCTTATGTAATATATAAATCGAGATATAAAGTTAAAAGGATCAAACATTAAATCTGAGAGTGAACTGAAGTGAgtatatctttgagtgaactataatttgttaactacttttttcaggtttaaaacGATCATTAAGTTTATAAGGTCGTATAGTTTATCCACGCTTATTTACGCCCCGAAATTGGGAAATTCCCAGTGATtgcacatatatatatatatatatatatatctatatatatatatatatatatatataataaaatatttcttattaaaagtgtaaaattctattttatttacaaatttattgttCCCCTTCTAAATCTAAAGCAAATACTCGTAAATGAAAAGAACCATAccaaattttcgaatttctttttcttacccaaaacaaaaaaagggcactgtagttttaaaattttatgtttgatattgaagataaataggtaaatatgcattcaaaaggtattttaattttgtaaacactaatcaggtccgtattaaagaaaaaagcttgAAAACTGCTATTTTTATACCGAAACGTCGAGAGagatatttaagttatacattgttgaaaaggaaaataaaaattctttttaaatataaaataaaaaatccaggtccgtatttaaaaaaaaaaaagttgaggatgatatctaaaaaacgaaacgtcgcataaaaaatctaaatacacttttttaatcagaataaaatgccgcaactttctaatttaaccgccctcgtatcttttatagtataggagatagcaatactgtccctatgaaaaaggagacaccctatatagtattttcaaaatttgtgaaGAGTAATAAAGCccattttattcttatatatatatatatatatatatataatattgaatgcatatttattattatatatatatatatatatattatatattttattcttatattcttatatatatatatatatatatatatatataatatttgaatgcatatttacctatttatcttcaatatcaaacataaaattttaaaactacagtgccctttttttgttttgggtaagaaaaagaaattcgaaaatttggTATGGTTCTTTTCATTTACGAGTATTTGCTTTAGATTTAGAAGGGGaacaataaatttgtaaataaaatagaattttacacttttaataagaaatattttatttactttacaaacAAATGACAAACGtgtattaaccaaaaaaataacaaaacaataagatttaactaaagaaacaaCATTCTCTTTACATACATTAGACAAGAAAAGTTGCTGTTTTTCTTGCTTATAAAGCAACTTTTTAGTTCTGAGAAGAAATTAAGCAGTTTTCTACAAATAACATTtacactatttacaaaaaattttcgaAGTGACCCCCATTATGTTCAATGCATTTTACGGTCCTTAACTCTAAATTCTCTATTGAACGGGTTAAGTATTCGGGCTCTAAATCTCTAAATGCAGCAGTGACCCGATGTGTTAACACctccatattatttatttcactgttattgcctttattaaaaaaaaatcaattttaaaaatcatcttttttaaaaatccccatAAGAAGtaatccagaggattaaggcatggggaacgaggaggccaccTTACAGAACCGTTTGTTCCTACCCAGCAATTTGTGTCGAGAAAATCTCGAGCAACAGCGGAATTGTGAGCGGCACAGCCATCCTGCATAAACCACCGAATACTTCTTAATGTTTCCAATGGAATTTCATCCATAACTTCCGTCAATAGGTTAACGTACctttcaccatttaaatttccatCAATAATTTTGGGACCTATTAGCCTATTACCCATGATTCCGCACCACATATTAAGACTAAATCGATTTTGAGGCTTAGTTTCTTCTACTAAATGTGGGTTGTTTTACGCATAGAAATGCTTATTTTTTCGGTTAAGCATGCCACTATTGGTGAATGTAGTTTCGTCGATCCATAAAATGGTCGTAGAGAACATCGGGTCTGCATTTAACATCTCTTGATATCAACGGCAGAAAACAAGTCTGTGTTCTGAATCACCTGGATGCAGTTTCTGAACCGGTTGTAACTTGTAGTCATGATACctatgtttctttaaaattttttcgacCACTGAAGGATGTATCCCTCATTCAGAACCTATAATTCTTAATGAAGACTCCGGATAAAGATGAATTTGAGCTAAAACATTAACATCGTTGTGTGTATTCTTGGCACGGTATTTTCCGCGTTTTTTTGATACACATCCAAATTCGGTGAGGTTTCTTGAAaccaaataaaaagtttttcgcGCTAGAGCAGTTCTGTTTGGATATAATCTAGCATACTCCCTTACTGCATCATCAACCTTTCGATAGCATCTTATAAAAACATCGTACATGTCCTTTTTTTTCACTATCACTATACCGTACCATTTTACAACttgcatttattttgttaatattgaacTAGGAAATTCCTTGAAAAGAAAACAACCAAagcttttaaactaatttaagaaACTAACTTACGGCAAAACgttaaaatatcaaagtaaTTCGAATATAAATATCGAACAaatcgtaatttttttcctaaccACATGTTGaaaaggaaatataaaaataaaaattctttttaaatataaaataaaaaatccaggtccgtatttaaaaaaaaaaagttgaggatgatatctaaaaaatgaaacgtcgcataaaaaatctaaatacacttttttaatcagaataaaatgccgcaacttttttcttatttaaccgccctcgtatcttttatagtataggagatagcaatactgtccctatgaaaaaggagacaccctgtatatatatatatatatatatatatatatatatatataatcctTTTATCCTTAATTCAACCGTTTGTTCTTCCATCTctaaggcaaaattaataatattattatcttaaatctatattttaagacaaatattaaaatataaatttaatagtaaatatatttaaataaaaaaaaaagaaaatatattaagctaTTATAAATAGACACTGGGAAAGAGATAAGATAAAATTAGGAGGATCCATCATAAAATTCGCCCTCTTATTGATACCTAAAATGACttcaaaaatctataagaaaacttTTCCCTCATCGGCATCCCTTATGGATATAGGAtgaaaacagaaacaataacaaaacatacTTATTACTTAAAAGATCGATAATGTCGACTGACATTTCAGTAATTGACATTGTGGGCTGTGAAATATCCCATTAGCTATAAAAATATAGGGCAGCAGAGGATTTTGTAACACACGCAATTAAATTAAACGCCGCATATTGGACGTAACAGAGGCGAGGCCTGCGCTACATAGTAACAGAGTACTCTGTCCGGCCTCTGTCGGTTGTGGAGTGTGCACAGTTTTATCTGCAGAGTGGCAACTgttgttgtaaaaaaatggaACTCCTAATTGAACTCGTGCGggaaaataaagtattatatGATACAAGTCACAAAGACTATATGCGtacaaatattgtttaatttgaaCGTCACTTAAATCACTTAAGAGATTAAATTCTGCATgcgttcttctttttttttaaatgagtacTTTCACCTAAACACTtttttcgccgttctaaatagAAATACAACAGAATATTCTCGATTTCCGAATCCGATTCTGAATCTAAACAAAGTTCGTCTTCTGTAGTCATATTTAATTCTAATAACTAATAGGTACCGTCAATTTAATTATGctctttatattataatataggtAAATACATACATAACAAAAAGAGACAAATAGCTACGACATGCAAAGGTCCTACGTTCAATATGCGCTCGTCGCAGAGGCAGAGCAGAGGAATAGTTTTCCTCTGCTATGTCTCGGCTGTGCTGTGCTCTGCTGCCCTACGTTCAATATGCGGCTAGCCTAAGAATGTCTAAAGCCGAACGATGCCGAGTGACATAGAGAAAAGGTTAGTGAGTGCTAATCGCGCAtagaaagatattttctttctatattttttcttgtctatTTCTATGTTTATCGAGGTAAAGTGTACCGCTGCTgtcatttcaaattttctaaataatgtgttaataataatatttcatgGGGATTTCCTTATTAAACTATATctaatcataattaattattcccTTATCAATACTCATGATCACAAAGGTATTTAATACAATGATTggttaatattctttaattaacaCGTGAAAAATTACAAGCATCTTAGACTTTGATTACgaaaatcaacaaaaaagtGCCGAGGTCAAACTCTATTACCACTTAATGAATTTGTTTGAACTTACCTATATAAGCTAACCA
Coding sequences within it:
- the LOC126742146 gene encoding rab5 GDP/GTP exchange factor isoform X1; the protein is MSLQRSYKYIMYATKQPSLKIKQADLKCKAGCGFFGNADWNGYCSKCYRNQMEQERQKKSRHSPSHSPGHHGDPAKNQMSGFSKFEEKKKQQTDKKTKYLKNLPVFRKSSSAKDTIKPEKYSIRQANPDADKLMAEFLSKYGCLGDEVRRDFLKCIQVFTNTLLNELESKPIDEIAEIAQKYYNLYNTRINSRITYQELATDVKVELEDFFEKYSMVSLYSSLFCPSFTNDEEKDLSIQERIRKLTWVNAHHLDCCISETSLEVRDLVYTAITDLLGMDSVKAPQEKLQCVVKCCRSVVEVLQHCQGGPVSADEFLPALIFVVLKANPARLKSNILYVTRFCKDSKLMQGEAGYYFTNLCCAVSFIENLTAESLNMSEQEFGAYMSGEITTVSAWDSALVACEGMHQLCEHISLLKNLKERNLSIQEEKKKLVEELKNLKDQISSEVSSVLERTPLVIKPRKTPIPFTSDTKPSSGSLMTNVALATQTAAKNHDKTKLNLDIAPCITLPPIEQPVDLLSPFNDNQSIDGLTPDDNSLLGLSKVNYDIDFSDLSNDNSVAEALTPEKRCSPTLSFTADPFSPIGTSCTITQQPLIPSSVPLQLEVESESKTVKDDFVLPFLENSKDDLEETLLDKVESTPTINLPPPLNPVKTEYTGFSKQGSKIPSIPCHTGEFHSLSADTSKRE
- the LOC126742146 gene encoding rab5 GDP/GTP exchange factor isoform X2, with the translated sequence MYATKQPSLKIKQADLKCKAGCGFFGNADWNGYCSKCYRNQMEQERQKKSRHSPSHSPGHHGDPAKNQMSGFSKFEEKKKQQTDKKTKYLKNLPVFRKSSSAKDTIKPEKYSIRQANPDADKLMAEFLSKYGCLGDEVRRDFLKCIQVFTNTLLNELESKPIDEIAEIAQKYYNLYNTRINSRITYQELATDVKVELEDFFEKYSMVSLYSSLFCPSFTNDEEKDLSIQERIRKLTWVNAHHLDCCISETSLEVRDLVYTAITDLLGMDSVKAPQEKLQCVVKCCRSVVEVLQHCQGGPVSADEFLPALIFVVLKANPARLKSNILYVTRFCKDSKLMQGEAGYYFTNLCCAVSFIENLTAESLNMSEQEFGAYMSGEITTVSAWDSALVACEGMHQLCEHISLLKNLKERNLSIQEEKKKLVEELKNLKDQISSEVSSVLERTPLVIKPRKTPIPFTSDTKPSSGSLMTNVALATQTAAKNHDKTKLNLDIAPCITLPPIEQPVDLLSPFNDNQSIDGLTPDDNSLLGLSKVNYDIDFSDLSNDNSVAEALTPEKRCSPTLSFTADPFSPIGTSCTITQQPLIPSSVPLQLEVESESKTVKDDFVLPFLENSKDDLEETLLDKVESTPTINLPPPLNPVKTEYTGFSKQGSKIPSIPCHTGEFHSLSADTSKRE